In Moorena sp. SIOASIH, the sequence TGCTTACGTAGTCACACACAAAAGGGCTTTAGCTCTTTAGGCATCAGCCTTGTGTCAAGCTTCCTGCAGCAGGAGTGGCCGCAGTTTCGATACCTGGGGCACCAGTGGCACAGTTCAGGGAGGTTTAACCTCCCTGATTTGCAGCAATACGCGCGATCCTTGGGCAGTTTTCTATGCTAGGGATTGTTTTGCAGCATGTTGAGCTCAATGCCAATTATGAAGATAGTTACAACTGTTTAGATATAAGGAGTTGAGCCTTATTCTAGGTAAGAATAAACAGAAAATAATTAAATTATTTTAGTCTCAGGACTTACGCACAGAATCCATGGGTAAGGTGGGCAAAACCTTGCCCACCCTACAGGTAGCGTTAAATTGAGGGATTTGCGTAAGTCCTAAGTCTTTTAGTCCAAGAGTAGTCTGGGACTATTTTTTATGGTTTTTATCAGCTCCACTAGTTTTGTGGACATAACTGTTTTAGTTGATTCGGTAAATTATAGAGACGTTAACTATCACAAGACTGGTAAAGGTGATTTATAGGTTACTTATGAGCTATTCATAGGTTTAGCAGCAGATATAGCGGTTTTTAGCCTAATGAGGTACACAGGATTCTTTCCCTGTCACATAAAACCAGGTAATCTGTACCTCACCAAATTGAAAACCGCTATAACTACATATAACTTTATGACAAAACTGTTTTTACTTTAGCATCAATAAATCATAAAAAAACTAAACAAACTCAATTAATCACAGTATGATGACAACAGAGTCAACAACACACATTCATTAGGGGAGGTTCAACAAGAGGCTAACAAGATTTCACTACCCGATGTCCCTGTCTTCGAGACCTCTTCTTCTATAGCAATTCTGATACTGATTAGGTAAGCAGGATTTTTTCCCACTCCCCCACTCCCTGCTCCCTAAAACCCAGGACAAGCTACCTCAGCCAATTGAAAAATTTTATATATTTACCCAAGTAATCAAAAATTAAACCTTTTTTAAAAAACTTTATAACTAAATTACCACGTCGAGAGATTTATTCCATGCCAGTAATAGGGTCACAAATATCACCAATCGCGACTATAGCCATTAACGCCACATTTTTATCAGAGCGGATCAATAACCCTTGTTACCAGAATGTTATTCCCCAAAAAGATAATGATCTGATTGAAGAACGTCTCAACACCTGGTCTAAACTCCTGGGAGGAGAACAACAACTTAAACAGCGCCTTCAGTGGGATGGATTAGACTTAACTACAGTCCGTAACTTACTAGGAACAGCAGAGTTTAGAGAAGATTACACCTTACCAACCTGGGCAGAAACCCTCAAAGAATTAATTGAAACTAGCGCTGCTTCATGGCTAACCCTAGAAGGGGAAGATAACTCTCCACTTGACTCCCAAAATCCCTTACCGTTTGAAGACTTTTATTTACCCTTTATCCGAGTAGGCCGCAGTAAATTATCTACTCGATTATCGGCAAATAGTCCAGAAGCGTTGTTGAGCCAAGAAGCCTACGCTGCCCTAGAAAGGAGCTTGCTGCAACAACTGGTTAATTTGGGAACAGAAACCTTACTATTTGAATTTAACACATTCCGGAAAGCTCACCCCCCTGCTAACCAAACGACTCCCCAAGAAAGCCGGATTATTTATAATACTTTTTTAAAAAATCTTCTCAAAGATGGGGGGCTGGCATTTTTCAATCGCTACCCAGTCTTAGGTCGCCTGATAGCGACAACCCTTGATTTATGGGTAGAATCTACTACTGAGTTTATCCAACGTCTACAACAGGATTTATCAGCAATTGAACGTACCTTTTCTGATCATGTAAGCCTAGGAAACGTCCAAACAATTGAGACTTCCCTCTCCAATCCCCATCATGGTAGACGCTCGGTTTTAGCTCTTACCTTCTCTTCCGGAATTAAAGTAGTATATAAGCCCAAAGACTTGGGTTTAGATGTTGCTTTCAATCAGTTACTAGACTGGTGCAACCACCAGGAAACATCTTTAACCTTCAAATTAACTAAGATTCTCAATCGCCAGGGATATGGATGGGTTGAATTTATTGAGCAGCAACCTTGTGAAAATCAAGCCGCAGTTCAACGCTTCTATAAAAGAGCAGGGATGTTATTATCACTGCTCCATCTATTAGGAGCAAGTAGTTGTGATAATCAAAATGTGGTTGCTAGTGGTGAATACCCTATTCTTATCGATGGTGACCTCTTGATGCATCCTGTAGAGCAGAGCGCGACTGAATCGGAAGACTGGTTTAACTATTCAGTCCTGAATACAGGCTTTTTACCTGGTTGGGAAGGTGATATCTACTCGGCAAATCCTCAAGATTCCAGCGTCCTAGGTAATATTTGGCCAAAGCAAATAAATTCCTCTCGGGAGTGGAAATTTATTAACACCGATGGGATGCATTTAGCTCCCAACTCTGTGATTATTCCTGCCGGGACTAATGTGGTAATTCTAGACGGGAAAACTGTCTCAGCTAAGAACTATGTTGAGGAAATTGTCACTGGCTTTGAGGAAATCTATCACCTGTTAACTAAAAATCGGGAAATGCTCCTAGGGGAAAAAAGTCTCCTCTGTGGCTTACAATGTTTAAAGTCTCGATTTATGCTGCGCCCAACTCTAACCTATGGTATGGTCTCGAAACGCAGCCTCAGTCCTCAATATTTGCGTAATGGCGCCGACTATAGCATTCTGATCGATTTTCTCAGCCGTCACTACTTAATGGGTGAAGAAAACTTAGACTTTAAAGAACTATTAGGAGCAGAAACGACCTCTTTACAACAGCTAGATATTCCCTATTTCACGGTATCGTGTCATAGTGATGCCCTAGAGTTAGGATCAGCTCAACCAATCAAGCACTTCTTTAAAACATCCAGTTACCAACGGTTAATTGCTAAAATCCCAAGTCTTGATGACAAGGATTTAGCCCGGCAAATTAAATTGATTCGGGCGAGTTTTTATGCCAAGTATGCCCATTTGACTAAGAACAGTGCTGCTTTACAGGGGAATTTATCCCAATTCTCCTCATTGAATCCTGAGGAATTACTGGACGAAGCTATAGCAATTGGCAAGAGTCTTGTCGCCAATAGGATTGATACTGGTGACGGCTGCAACTGGATTGATTTAGATTACATATCCAAGGCGCACCGCTATCAACTTGGGCGATTGGATGATTCCTTATTTACGGGGCGAGCTGGAGTTAGCCTATTCCTAGCAGCCCTAGGAAAAATTACTGGTGAGCCAGAATTTAAAGAGGTAGCTTTGGCAGCTTTATCCCCTTTACGTCAGTCTCTTAAGAAAGCACAAGCCGACCGAAGCTTGTTGCAGTTAAGACTTGATGGAATCAAATTAGGTGGTATCCTCGGTTTAATCGGGCTAGGTGGGATCATTTACAGTTTGGTTAAAATTAGTCAGTTTCTCCAAGAGCCAGCCCTTCTCGACGATGCCCAGCAAGCTGCAAAACTAATTACAGCAGATGTAATTGCTGCCGATCAAACCCTGGATATTATTTTTGGAGTAGCGGGGGCAATCATGGGCTTATTAACTCTGTATCAACAGACAGGAGAGAAAGTGCTATTAGACATAGCAGTAGCCTGTGGCAATCATCTCCTATCACAGCGAACTGATACCGCCCCTAGAGCCTGGAAGACAATCAGTAAAACCCCATTAACCGGATTTTCTCACGGTGCAGCAGGTAATTCCTTCTCTTTACTACACCTATATGCTGCCACAGCAGACAAAGTTTATTTGGAAGCGGCACAAGAAGGAATTGAATATGAAACCAGTGTCTTTGACACATCAGTCCGAAACTGGCCATATTTCCTTTCATTGGAACAAACAAATCAAATTAATTTCTGGCATGCCTGGTGTCACGGCAGCGTGGGGATTGGATTAGCCCGTTTAGGCAGTTCAACGATTCTACAGACAGAGGAAATTTACTCTGACATTGAGGTAGCATTGGACACCACCAAGAAGTATGCAATATCTAATATAGATGTAGACCATCTCTGCTGCGGGAGTTTGGGCAGAAATGAACTGTTTGTCGTCGCATTCCAAAAACTTGGCAACCAGGAATGGCTA encodes:
- a CDS encoding type 2 lanthipeptide synthetase LanM family protein, whose translation is MPVIGSQISPIATIAINATFLSERINNPCYQNVIPQKDNDLIEERLNTWSKLLGGEQQLKQRLQWDGLDLTTVRNLLGTAEFREDYTLPTWAETLKELIETSAASWLTLEGEDNSPLDSQNPLPFEDFYLPFIRVGRSKLSTRLSANSPEALLSQEAYAALERSLLQQLVNLGTETLLFEFNTFRKAHPPANQTTPQESRIIYNTFLKNLLKDGGLAFFNRYPVLGRLIATTLDLWVESTTEFIQRLQQDLSAIERTFSDHVSLGNVQTIETSLSNPHHGRRSVLALTFSSGIKVVYKPKDLGLDVAFNQLLDWCNHQETSLTFKLTKILNRQGYGWVEFIEQQPCENQAAVQRFYKRAGMLLSLLHLLGASSCDNQNVVASGEYPILIDGDLLMHPVEQSATESEDWFNYSVLNTGFLPGWEGDIYSANPQDSSVLGNIWPKQINSSREWKFINTDGMHLAPNSVIIPAGTNVVILDGKTVSAKNYVEEIVTGFEEIYHLLTKNREMLLGEKSLLCGLQCLKSRFMLRPTLTYGMVSKRSLSPQYLRNGADYSILIDFLSRHYLMGEENLDFKELLGAETTSLQQLDIPYFTVSCHSDALELGSAQPIKHFFKTSSYQRLIAKIPSLDDKDLARQIKLIRASFYAKYAHLTKNSAALQGNLSQFSSLNPEELLDEAIAIGKSLVANRIDTGDGCNWIDLDYISKAHRYQLGRLDDSLFTGRAGVSLFLAALGKITGEPEFKEVALAALSPLRQSLKKAQADRSLLQLRLDGIKLGGILGLIGLGGIIYSLVKISQFLQEPALLDDAQQAAKLITADVIAADQTLDIIFGVAGAIMGLLTLYQQTGEKVLLDIAVACGNHLLSQRTDTAPRAWKTISKTPLTGFSHGAAGNSFSLLHLYAATADKVYLEAAQEGIEYETSVFDTSVRNWPYFLSLEQTNQINFWHAWCHGSVGIGLARLGSSTILQTEEIYSDIEVALDTTKKYAISNIDVDHLCCGSLGRNELFVVAFQKLGNQEWLNTARAQAASVVNRAKQNGAYALFPHLPNSVFSPSFFKGSAGVGYQLLRLTSPESLPSVLIWE